Proteins from a genomic interval of Desulfurobacterium sp. TC5-1:
- a CDS encoding tyrosine-type recombinase/integrase, whose translation MRFSQAVELFLNFKSKELAERTIKEYRKDLSLFKELIGDKDVEEIKTSDIMIFRGSLNCSPSLINRRLSALNSFFNFLVDMEVIKSNPVKKSLRIRKVKQKVPEALSYEEVEKVLQAAKERCYRDYLMMKTILFCGLRISELLSIEKKDIVTVKGRKVLRVVGKGGKERFIPLPVDFARELETYMNSLDGEKLFPLTYQGAKYIFNRIAECTGVKLHPHKLRHTFATILVDRGVDIRVIQAFLGHASPNTTARYAKVRDDVMFKVADEVFSNVS comes from the coding sequence ATGAGGTTTTCTCAGGCAGTTGAGCTGTTTCTCAACTTTAAATCAAAGGAATTAGCCGAAAGAACCATCAAGGAGTACAGGAAAGATCTATCTCTTTTTAAAGAGCTGATAGGTGACAAAGATGTAGAAGAGATAAAAACGTCTGACATCATGATTTTCAGGGGTAGTCTAAACTGCAGTCCTTCTCTCATAAACAGACGTCTTTCCGCTCTCAACTCATTTTTTAACTTTTTAGTTGACATGGAAGTTATAAAGAGCAATCCTGTTAAAAAGTCCCTCAGGATAAGGAAAGTAAAGCAGAAAGTCCCGGAAGCCCTCTCTTATGAGGAGGTAGAAAAGGTTCTTCAGGCAGCTAAAGAGAGATGCTACAGAGATTACCTGATGATGAAGACAATCCTTTTCTGCGGTCTTCGTATCTCAGAGCTTCTCTCTATAGAGAAAAAGGACATTGTTACTGTAAAAGGGCGAAAAGTGTTGAGAGTTGTTGGAAAGGGCGGCAAAGAGAGGTTTATCCCACTGCCGGTAGATTTTGCACGGGAACTTGAAACCTACATGAACTCTTTAGACGGCGAAAAACTGTTTCCTCTAACCTATCAGGGAGCAAAGTACATCTTTAACAGGATAGCCGAATGTACGGGAGTAAAACTACATCCCCATAAGTTAAGGCATACCTTCGCCACAATTTTAGTTGATAGGGGCGTTGATATAAGGGTAATTCAGGCATTTTTAGGCCACGCATCGCCAAACACAACTGCAAGGTACGCTAAAGTTCGTGATGATGTTATGTTTAAGGTTGCCGACGAAGTTTTTAGCAACGTTAGTTAA
- a CDS encoding UvrD-helicase domain-containing protein, which yields MIEKLLKDLNEQQREAVTYFDSPLLILAGAGSGKTRVITYKIAYMIEKFGYEPERILAVTFTNKAAREMKERVEQLLKGKAGVSVATFHAFCVRLLKSHSVRIGFKPNFLIIDSDDKRNLLKTILKEMNLDTDLYNPAAIGSMISNVKNGLFPPEAMEFRGYDRFSEIVETYNRKLKEMNAFDFDDLLLYAKKLLTEHDDIRKRYIEFFQYVLIDEYQDTNGIQYEITKALTIDKGNVCVVGDEDQCIYTWRGANINNILNFEKDFPGAKVIKLEKNYRCSGVILSAANAVIEHNKIRKGKKLFTDNEDGEPIRLFVGFNDQEEAYFVGRTVKKLIDTGTKPSDIAIFYRTNAQSRSVEDALRRSGINYQIVGGLKFYERKEIKDIIAYLRIILFDEDRLSIFRILNTPKRGLGAAAEEKIKKLLDEGKSNLEALKAMLETAPTRQKEGIRELIHIIEEGREKVNSLRPYELVRFITVAARYEDYLRKEYREDWESRLENIRELGNTIEEFAERTGLKGEELFLEFLNTITLSSDQDEMEEAEKVTLMTVHASKGLEFPVVFITGLEEGLFPHVRSLESAEQIEEERRLFYVAITRAKKLLILTRAKSRRFFGSYRESEPSRFLEEIPPHLIKKVVRKERPSKTASTESVSSVKKNKKPKIVFHKKFGKGVVRRVEGIGDNAKVTAFFANYGEKTIVMKFLKILV from the coding sequence ATGATAGAAAAACTGCTAAAAGATCTAAACGAACAGCAGAGAGAAGCGGTAACCTATTTCGATTCTCCCCTGTTAATACTTGCAGGAGCGGGTTCTGGAAAGACAAGGGTCATAACCTACAAGATAGCTTACATGATAGAAAAGTTTGGTTATGAACCTGAAAGGATACTTGCCGTTACCTTTACAAACAAAGCGGCAAGGGAAATGAAAGAACGTGTAGAACAGCTCCTTAAAGGTAAAGCCGGCGTTTCTGTTGCGACGTTTCACGCTTTTTGCGTTAGACTTTTAAAATCTCACAGTGTAAGAATCGGTTTTAAGCCAAACTTTTTGATTATTGATTCAGACGACAAGAGAAATCTTCTTAAAACCATTTTAAAAGAGATGAACTTAGATACGGATCTTTATAATCCTGCAGCCATCGGTTCAATGATAAGCAACGTAAAAAATGGCCTTTTTCCTCCCGAAGCGATGGAATTTAGAGGTTACGACCGGTTCTCGGAAATAGTGGAAACCTATAACCGAAAGTTAAAGGAAATGAACGCTTTTGACTTTGACGATCTGTTGCTCTATGCAAAAAAACTGCTTACCGAACACGACGACATAAGGAAGCGTTACATTGAATTTTTCCAGTATGTTCTAATTGATGAGTACCAGGATACGAACGGTATTCAGTACGAAATAACAAAGGCTTTAACGATAGATAAGGGAAACGTTTGCGTTGTCGGTGACGAGGATCAATGTATATACACCTGGCGGGGGGCAAATATAAACAACATCTTAAACTTTGAAAAGGATTTCCCCGGTGCTAAAGTTATAAAACTTGAGAAAAACTACAGATGCTCTGGAGTAATCCTTTCTGCCGCAAATGCCGTTATAGAACACAACAAGATAAGGAAAGGAAAGAAGCTCTTTACAGACAACGAAGATGGTGAGCCCATAAGACTGTTTGTAGGGTTTAATGATCAGGAAGAGGCTTACTTTGTTGGCAGAACGGTTAAGAAACTTATAGATACAGGTACGAAACCTTCTGACATAGCAATCTTTTACAGGACAAACGCCCAATCAAGGAGCGTTGAAGATGCACTTAGAAGATCAGGGATAAACTATCAAATAGTCGGTGGATTGAAGTTTTACGAGAGAAAAGAGATAAAAGATATCATTGCGTATTTAAGGATTATTCTTTTTGATGAAGACAGACTTTCCATATTTAGAATTCTTAACACGCCCAAAAGGGGTCTTGGGGCAGCTGCGGAAGAGAAGATAAAAAAACTTCTGGACGAAGGCAAAAGCAATCTTGAAGCCCTTAAAGCGATGCTCGAAACCGCTCCGACAAGGCAGAAAGAAGGTATAAGGGAGCTAATTCACATAATAGAAGAGGGAAGAGAAAAGGTAAACAGTTTAAGACCTTACGAGCTTGTCAGATTCATAACTGTAGCGGCAAGGTATGAAGACTATTTAAGGAAAGAGTACAGGGAAGATTGGGAATCAAGACTCGAGAATATAAGAGAGCTCGGAAACACAATAGAAGAGTTCGCAGAAAGGACAGGCCTTAAAGGTGAAGAGCTCTTTTTAGAGTTCTTAAACACGATTACACTTTCCTCCGATCAGGATGAGATGGAAGAGGCGGAAAAGGTAACGTTGATGACTGTTCACGCCTCTAAAGGTTTAGAATTTCCCGTAGTTTTCATAACGGGACTTGAAGAAGGACTATTTCCCCACGTTCGTTCCCTTGAAAGCGCGGAGCAGATAGAAGAGGAGCGGCGTCTGTTTTACGTTGCCATCACCAGGGCTAAAAAGCTTCTTATTCTAACAAGGGCAAAGAGCAGGCGTTTCTTTGGCAGTTATAGAGAAAGTGAACCTTCAAGATTTCTTGAAGAGATACCGCCTCATTTAATTAAAAAGGTGGTAAGGAAAGAGAGACCTTCAAAAACTGCATCAACAGAAAGCGTCTCTTCTGTTAAAAAGAACAAAAAACCGAAAATTGTTTTCCATAAAAAGTTTGGTAAAGGTGTTGTAAGGAGAGTTGAAGGGATTGGTGACAATGCAAAGGTGACAGCCTTCTTTGCCAACTACGGTGAAAAGACGATTGTCATGAAGTTTCTAAAAATTCTGGTATAG